A single window of Oerskovia paurometabola DNA harbors:
- a CDS encoding dihydrodipicolinate synthase family protein encodes MPTTTTFSGVIPPVVTPLTADGELDRASFERLITSQLDAGVHGLFVLGSSGEVAYLDDARRSQVMEAAVEITAGRVPVMAGVIDLTTRRVADQVRRAQDAGVDAVVATAPLYIRTNDDEIERHFRGVAAASDLPLFAYDVPVCVHSKLDLGMLVRLGSEGVIAGVKDSSGDDVGFRRLVAANRAAGSPLRLFTGHEVVVDGMLLLGADGVVPGLGNVDPAGYVRLWDAAQAGDWVRARDEQDRLASLFEIVFQPRGYSGGASGLGAFKTSLQLLGVIGSNVMTTPAPALEGEVVDQIKVILAEAGLL; translated from the coding sequence GTGCCCACCACGACCACCTTCTCCGGTGTCATCCCTCCCGTCGTCACCCCGCTCACGGCCGACGGCGAGCTCGACCGCGCGTCGTTCGAGCGCCTCATCACGAGCCAGCTCGACGCGGGCGTGCACGGCCTGTTCGTGCTCGGTTCGTCGGGAGAGGTCGCGTACCTCGACGACGCGCGCCGCTCCCAGGTCATGGAGGCCGCGGTCGAGATCACCGCAGGCCGCGTGCCCGTCATGGCGGGCGTGATCGACCTGACGACGCGCCGCGTCGCGGACCAGGTCCGCCGGGCGCAGGACGCGGGGGTCGACGCGGTCGTCGCGACGGCTCCCCTGTACATCCGCACGAACGACGACGAGATCGAGCGTCACTTCCGGGGCGTCGCCGCGGCGAGCGACCTGCCGCTGTTCGCGTACGACGTCCCGGTGTGCGTGCACTCGAAGCTCGACCTGGGCATGCTGGTCCGCCTGGGCTCGGAGGGCGTCATCGCGGGCGTCAAGGACTCGAGCGGTGACGACGTCGGCTTCCGGCGCCTGGTCGCGGCGAACCGTGCCGCGGGCAGCCCGCTGCGCCTGTTCACGGGTCACGAGGTCGTCGTCGACGGCATGCTGCTGCTCGGCGCCGACGGTGTGGTCCCCGGCCTCGGCAACGTCGACCCGGCGGGCTACGTGCGTCTGTGGGACGCGGCGCAGGCCGGCGACTGGGTCCGGGCCCGCGACGAGCAGGACCGTCTCGCGTCGCTGTTCGAGATCGTTTTCCAGCCCCGCGGCTACAGCGGCGGCGCGAGCGGCCTGGGCGCGTTCAAGACGTCGCTGCAGCTCCTCGGCGTGATCGGGTCCAACGTCATGACGACCCCGGCTCCCGCCCTGGAGGGCGAGGTCGTCGACCAGATCAAGGTGATCCTCGCGGAGGCCGGGCTGCTGTGA